Proteins encoded in a region of the Prunus persica cultivar Lovell chromosome G4, Prunus_persica_NCBIv2, whole genome shotgun sequence genome:
- the LOC109948409 gene encoding uncharacterized protein LOC109948409 encodes MTLSKKRPFSFSHNHPKPKPPVVCFLTIAKPNTKIYTAMDIVSSLECLKFDSQSEFLYKDSGRKDLFSPAMVPINCETSIIRFKADESEPEEYEDEEFLSDESEAKELIGSTSLESEADESESDELEPSKLIGHECEYCLQVGDHFTQLCPYKFHVPKNAIVSTRCVILCNRCGCHFRNTCCASCGRRDGCAVIMDCLNCGKKGEHMTYMCPNRKRNSFRSHTVVDDGVVSPLLQIHRPKPIRSKADESETDESETDESETEILFGHECEYCLKVGDHFTQICPYKYLVPKNAIVSSRCVVLCKFCGCHFRDSCCGSCGLSYGYAVIVYCLHCGTRGEHMTYMCPILEGKPSNFSCDPYTGSCSFKIREWRVKVILNINVNYNLTNN; translated from the exons ATGACATTAAGTAAGAAACGCCCTTTTTCATTCTCTCACAATCACCCTAAACCCAAACCGCCCGTCGTTTGTTTTCTCACAATCGCAAAGCCAAACACCAAAATCTACACAGCCATGGACATCGTCTCATCTTTGGAGTGCCTGAAATTCGATTCCCAATCGGAGTTCCTCTATAAGGACAGCGGCAGAAAGGACCTTTTCTCGCCAGCTATGGTCCCCATCAACTGCGAAACGTCAATAATCA GATTCAAGGCTGATGAATCTGAGCCTGAAGAATATGAGGATGAAGAATTTCTGTCTGATGAATCAGAGGCTAAAGAACTTATTG GGAGCACTTCTCTTGAATCAGAAGCTGATGAATCGGAGAGTGATGAATTGGAGCCTAGCAAACTTATTG GTCATGAATGTGAGTATTGTTTACAAGTGGGTGATCACTTTACCCAACTATGCCCTTACAAGTTTCATGTCCCAAAGAACGCAATTGTTAGCACTAGGTGTGTGATTCTTTGTAATCGTTGTGGTTgccactttagaaacacatgTTGTGCCAGTTGTGGCCGAAGAGATGGATGTGCAGTTATCATGGATTGTTTAAATTGTGGGAAGAAAGGTGAACACATGACTTATATGTGTCCGAACCGCAAGCGGAATTCTTTTCGCTCACACACAGTCGTGGACGACGGCGTTGTGTCTCCACTTTTGCAAATCCACCGGCCAAAGCCAATCA GGAGCAAGGCTGATGAATCGGAGACTGATGAATCGGAGACTGATGAATCGGAGACTGAAATACTTTTTG GTCATGAATGTGAGTATTGTTTAAAGGTGGGTGATCACTTTACGCAAATATGCCCTTACAAGTATCTAGTCCCAAAGAACGCAATTGTTAGCAGTAGGTGTGTTGTGCTTTGTAAATTTTGTGGTTGCCACTTTAGAGACTCATGTTGTGGCAGTTGTGGCCTAAGCTATGGATATGCAGTTATCGTGTATTGTTTACACTGTGGGACCAGAGGTGAACACATGACTTATATGTGTCCGATCCTCGAGGGGAAACCTTCTAATTTTTCTTGTGACCCTTATACTGGTTCTTGTTCTTTCAAAATAAGAGAATGGAGAGTTAAAGTTATTTTAAACATTAATGTGAATTACAATTTAACAAATaattag
- the LOC18781319 gene encoding uncharacterized protein LOC18781319: MARRRIESDRGSINPDADHMTIEFRYGGNFVHTPRTHYINGMVTYFDNVDVDRLSTLEIKDMIQEFGVQNSKYFYYTLPGHGPADGLYALEKDEHILGFVRSIPRNRHMTVYVEHDSDVHEVIGDLTQPPMSQANIDYGESFNEIHDDLFSQVDENRYGSYSLSNDHLFQEERSALYHGEPQDFYDVPIHTNEYEYDGDGDDKTKGSNYEENDNDGNNSDSEFYDEDNDAMLDDDNFYDDVVDTLETFIGCGKKQKNNWETDIQVEDMNMDEEKYNSDELHSASNSDEEGTTRRYKELNIDTDMDNPQFDVGMKFPSKKVLKQAIQIYGALRSYECKVVKNDKFRLSAKCKEGCKWRLYASLMQGENTYQIKSYTPKHSCSKGFHNKNITSTFLSQRYMSRIKDDPKIKKTTLQSEVHRELGYEVSTDQCYKAKRKAQTLIEGTYAQQYEKLWEYCEEIRQTNNGSSMLMKVDPPHFQRLYVCLDACKKGFIAGCRPLIGVDACHLKGTFQGQLLVSVGIDANDNMYPIAYAVAELESKDSWCWFLQLLIEDLGQVSEYGWTFISDQQKWCLKRLIDGVCGIYMEISRKNLRVRH, encoded by the exons ATGGCAAGGAGACGAATCGAATCTGATAGAGGCTCAATCAACCCAG ATGCTGATCACATGACTATTGAATTCAGATACGGTGGAAATTTTGTGCACACTCCAAGAACCCATTATATAAATGGTATGGTGACTTATTTTGATAATGTAGATGTTGATAGGCTGTCTACATTAGAAATTAAAGACATGATACAAGAGTTCGGTGTTCAAAACtccaaatatttttattacacACTTCCAGGCCATGGACCAGCAGATGGTCTTTATGCATTGGAGAAAGATGAACACATTTTAGGTTTTGTTCGCTCAATACCTAGGAATAGGCACATGACTGTCTATGTAGAGCATGATAGTGATGTTCATGAGGTTATTGGTGACTTAACCCAACCACCAATGTCACAAGCTAATATAGATTATGGAGAATCATTTAATGAAATCCATGATGACCTGTTTAGTCAAGTTGATGAAAATAGGTATGGTTCATATAGTCTCAGCAATGATCACTTATTTCAAGAAGAGAGAAGTGCTTTGTATCATGGTGAGCCTCAAGATTTTTATGATGTACCGATACATACTAATGAGTATGAATATGacggtgatggtgatgataaAACAAAAGGTTCCAATTATGAGGAAAATGATAATGATGGTAATAATTCTGATTCTGAATTTTATGATGAGGACAATGATGCCATGTTGGACGATGATAATTTCTATGATGATGTAGTGGATACACTAGAGACTTTCATCGGATGtggtaagaaacaaaaaaacaattggGAGACAGATATACAGGTTGAGGATATGAACATGGATGAAGAGAAATATAACTCAGATGAGTTACATTCAGCATCAAACTCTGATGAAGAAGGAACTACTCGTAGGTACAAAGAGCTTAATATTGATACTGATATGGACAACCCACAGTTCGATGTTGGGATGAAATTTCCAAGTAAAAAGGTCTTGAAACAGGCtatacaaatttatggagCTTTAAGGTCATATGAATGCAAGGTAGTGAAAAATGATAAGTTCAGGTTGTCTGCTAAGTGCAAGGAAGGTTGTAAGTGGAGGTTGTATGCTTCTTTGATGCAGGGAGAAAACACTTATCAAATTAAGAGCTACACTCCTAAGCATTCATGTTCCAAAGGTTTCCATAACAAAAACATCACTTCAACTTTCCTTTCTCAAAGGTATATGAGTAGGATTAAAGATGATCCTAAGATTAAAAAGACAACGCTTCAATCAGAAGTTCATAGAGAATTGGGATATGAAGTTTCTACAGATCAATGTTATAAAGCTAAGAGGAAGGCTCAAACTTTGATTGAGGGAACTTATGCTCAACAATACGAAAAGTTATGGGAGTATTGTGAAGAGATTAGACAGACTAATAACGGCAGCAGTATGTTGATGAAGGTGGATCCTCCTCATTTTCAAAGGCTTTATGTGTGTTTGGACGCATGCAAAAAGGGGTTTATAGCAGGTTGTAGACCTTTAATAGGCGTTGACGCCTGTCACCTAAAGGGAACATTTCAAG GGCAATTACTTGTATCCGTGGGTATTGATGCAAATGATAATATGTACCCTATTGCTTATGCGGTTGCTGAGTTGGAGAGTAAAGACTCTTGGTGTTGGTTTCTCCAACTTTTAATTGAGGATCTTGGTCAAGTTAGTGAATATGGTTGGACTTTCATTTCAGATCAACAAAAG TGGTGCCTGAAGCGTCTCATAGATGGTGTGTGCGGCATCTATATGGAAATTTCAAGGAAAAATTTAAGGGTCAGGCATTGA
- the LOC109948935 gene encoding uncharacterized protein LOC109948935 isoform X2 has translation MWARHRFSPRTKCDMLLNNLCECFNSWILAARDKPILTMLEMIRCKIMRRLQVKRDLISKCEGPICPKIQGKLEKNKTLSHRFRPMYCGNGLFQVGDTLVDQHSVNLWTRTCSCRRWELNGIPYMHAVSAIFHNRQEAEQFVDKCYTPEAYLRAYSPVIQPVKSMKYWPTVNQTPVLPPIVKKQPGRPKKRRIIKDSEMEKNKDPTKLGKKGGTKTCTKCWERGHNRTTCKNQPREAPSGVYVDKRWAYKFQDDSHRGGMRNNEMDSSNGSFGENQTPPTQSSNVQQSCGGFFVAQGDVTGEPSRHGLKKNTRPPKWPLKKATKTHKFHPPQEIVQPTITTGFRGGTFITPNAPRIPIASQISTRPVVTPSLQARTPMLQTAPKSNMSRPRGVTCITPNLTSTITVPTSLQARPLMPQAASYSHMSRPSMHTTPQSSFRTSKPWKPPSKVACTKKATTSSQKKHI, from the exons ATGTGGGCTAGGCATAGATTCAGTCCTAGAACCAAGTGTGACATGTTATTGAACAACTTGTGTGAGTGTTTTAATTCTTGGATTTTGGCTGCAAGGGATAAACCAATACTTACAATGCTTGAGATGATTAGGTGCAAAATAATGAGAAGGTTACAAGTTAAGAGGGACTTGATTAGTAAATGTGAGGGTCCAATTTGTCCAAAGATCCAAGGCAAGCTAGAGAAAAACAAGACTTTATCTCATAGATTCAGACCAATGTATTGTGGCAATGGATTGTTCCAAGTGGGGGACACATTAGTTGATCAACATTCTGTGAATTTGTGGACCAGAACTTGTAGTTGCAGGAGGTGGGAGCTCAATGGAATACCCTACATGCATGCAGTTTCTGCTATATTCCATAATAGGCAAGAAGCTGAACAATTTGTGGATAAATGTTACACACCAGAGGCTTATTTGAGAGCTTATTCTCCAGTCATACAACCAGTCAAGAGTATGAAGTATTGGCCAACAGTTAACCAAACACCTGTCCTACCACCAATTGTAAAGAAGCAACCTGGGAGGCCTAAAAAAAGGAGAATAATAAAGGattctgaaatggaaaagAATAAGGATCCCACCAAATTGGGTAAGAAGGGGGGTACTAAAACATGTACAAAGTGTTGGGAGAGAGGCCACAATAGAACAACATGCAAAAATCAACCTCGAGAAGCTCCAAGTGGTGTTTATGTTGACAAAAGGTGGGCTTATAAATTTCAAGATGACAGCCATCGTGGGGGTATGAGGAACAATGAAATGGACAGTAGCAATGGAAGTTTTGGAGAAAACCAAACTCCTCCAACTCAGAGCTCTAACGTACAACAAAGTTGTGGTGGATTCTTTGTGGCACAAGGGGATGTAACTGGAGAGCCATCAAGACATGGTCTTAAGAAGAATACAAGACCACCTAAATGGCCA TTGAAGAAAGCTACAAAAACACATAAG TTTCATCCACCTCAAGAAATTGTACAACCAACCATCACCACGGGTTTTAGAGGGGGTACTTTCATTACACCAAATGCGCCAAGGATCCCAATTGCAAGTCAAATATCGACAAGGCCAGTTGTAACCCCTTCTTTGCAAGCCAGGACTCCGATGCTACAAACAGCCCCAAAGTCTAATATGTCCAGGCCTAGAGGGGTCACTTGCATCACACCAAATCTGACAAGTACAATTACAGTCCCAACTTCTTTGCAAGCCAGGCCTCTAATGCCACAAGCAGCCTCATACTCTCATATGTCTAGGCCTAGCATGCACACCACACCACAAAGTTCATTTCGAACTTCAAAGCCATGGAAACCACCTAGCAAAGTTGCTTGTACAAAAAAAGCAACTACAAGTTCACAAAAAAAGCATATTTGA
- the LOC109948935 gene encoding uncharacterized protein LOC109948935 isoform X1 — protein MWARHRFSPRTKCDMLLNNLCECFNSWILAARDKPILTMLEMIRCKIMRRLQVKRDLISKCEGPICPKIQGKLEKNKTLSHRFRPMYCGNGLFQVGDTLVDQHSVNLWTRTCSCRRWELNGIPYMHAVSAIFHNRQEAEQFVDKCYTPEAYLRAYSPVIQPVKSMKYWPTVNQTPVLPPIVKKQPGRPKKRRIIKDSEMEKNKDPTKLGKKGGTKTCTKCWERGHNRTTCKNQPREAPSGVYVDKRWAYKFQDDSHRGGMRNNEMDSSNGSFGENQTPPTQSSNVQQSCGGFFVAQGDVTGEPSRHGLKKNTRPPKWPLKKATKTHKVTVNKSQPRYFNPANFHPPQEIVQPTITTGFRGGTFITPNAPRIPIASQISTRPVVTPSLQARTPMLQTAPKSNMSRPRGVTCITPNLTSTITVPTSLQARPLMPQAASYSHMSRPSMHTTPQSSFRTSKPWKPPSKVACTKKATTSSQKKHI, from the exons ATGTGGGCTAGGCATAGATTCAGTCCTAGAACCAAGTGTGACATGTTATTGAACAACTTGTGTGAGTGTTTTAATTCTTGGATTTTGGCTGCAAGGGATAAACCAATACTTACAATGCTTGAGATGATTAGGTGCAAAATAATGAGAAGGTTACAAGTTAAGAGGGACTTGATTAGTAAATGTGAGGGTCCAATTTGTCCAAAGATCCAAGGCAAGCTAGAGAAAAACAAGACTTTATCTCATAGATTCAGACCAATGTATTGTGGCAATGGATTGTTCCAAGTGGGGGACACATTAGTTGATCAACATTCTGTGAATTTGTGGACCAGAACTTGTAGTTGCAGGAGGTGGGAGCTCAATGGAATACCCTACATGCATGCAGTTTCTGCTATATTCCATAATAGGCAAGAAGCTGAACAATTTGTGGATAAATGTTACACACCAGAGGCTTATTTGAGAGCTTATTCTCCAGTCATACAACCAGTCAAGAGTATGAAGTATTGGCCAACAGTTAACCAAACACCTGTCCTACCACCAATTGTAAAGAAGCAACCTGGGAGGCCTAAAAAAAGGAGAATAATAAAGGattctgaaatggaaaagAATAAGGATCCCACCAAATTGGGTAAGAAGGGGGGTACTAAAACATGTACAAAGTGTTGGGAGAGAGGCCACAATAGAACAACATGCAAAAATCAACCTCGAGAAGCTCCAAGTGGTGTTTATGTTGACAAAAGGTGGGCTTATAAATTTCAAGATGACAGCCATCGTGGGGGTATGAGGAACAATGAAATGGACAGTAGCAATGGAAGTTTTGGAGAAAACCAAACTCCTCCAACTCAGAGCTCTAACGTACAACAAAGTTGTGGTGGATTCTTTGTGGCACAAGGGGATGTAACTGGAGAGCCATCAAGACATGGTCTTAAGAAGAATACAAGACCACCTAAATGGCCA TTGAAGAAAGCTACAAAAACACATAAGGTAACAGTGAACAAATCCCAACCTAGATACTTTAATCCTGCCAAT TTTCATCCACCTCAAGAAATTGTACAACCAACCATCACCACGGGTTTTAGAGGGGGTACTTTCATTACACCAAATGCGCCAAGGATCCCAATTGCAAGTCAAATATCGACAAGGCCAGTTGTAACCCCTTCTTTGCAAGCCAGGACTCCGATGCTACAAACAGCCCCAAAGTCTAATATGTCCAGGCCTAGAGGGGTCACTTGCATCACACCAAATCTGACAAGTACAATTACAGTCCCAACTTCTTTGCAAGCCAGGCCTCTAATGCCACAAGCAGCCTCATACTCTCATATGTCTAGGCCTAGCATGCACACCACACCACAAAGTTCATTTCGAACTTCAAAGCCATGGAAACCACCTAGCAAAGTTGCTTGTACAAAAAAAGCAACTACAAGTTCACAAAAAAAGCATATTTGA
- the LOC18778137 gene encoding protein LOL2, which translates to MESTVEVDKGPVPEHQSIAAAQPPPSPSEIAQMVCGSCRRLLKYSRGARHVQCSCCQTVNFVLEADQVGQVKCGSCAVLLMYQYGASSVRCSSCQFVTEIGEHNKRPPWSVQQGQPPPPANPVH; encoded by the exons ATGGAGAGCACAGTGGAAGTAGACAAAGGGCCAGTCCCCGAGCACCAATCCATCGCTGCTGCCCAACCACCACCCTCCCCTTCCG AAATAGCTCAAATGGTTTGTGGTTCTTGCCGTCGCCTGCTTAAATATTCACGAGGAGCCAGACATGTTCAATGCTCATGCTGTCAGACAGTCAACTTTGTGCTAGAAg CTGATCAGGTTGGACAAGTTAAATGTGGTAGTTGTGCAGTGTTGCTGATGTATCAATATGGAGCTTCATCCGTCAGGTGTTCCTCTTGCCAGTTTGTGACAGAAATTGGA GAACACAACAAGCGTCCTCCATGGTCTGTTCAACAGGGGCAACCACCTCCCCCTGCCAATCCTGTTCATTAA
- the LOC18778996 gene encoding DNA-directed RNA polymerase II subunit RPB2 has translation MDEEPEYDDQQYNDDDEDEITQEDAWAVISAYFEEKGLVRQQLDSFDEFIQNTMQEIVDESADIEIRPESQHNPGHQPDFAETTYRIKFGQIYLSKPMMTESDGETATLFPKAARLRNLTYSAPLYVDVSKSIVKKGHDGEEVTETQDFTKVFIGKVPIMLRSSYCTLYQNSEKDLTELGECPYDQGGYFIINGSEKVLIAQEKMSTNHVYVFKKRQPNKYAYVAEVRSMAESQNRPPSTMFVRMLARTSSKGGSSGQYIRATLPYIRAEIPIIIVFRALGFVADKDILEHICYDFSDTQMMELLRPSLEEAFVIQNQQVALDYIGKRGATVGVSREKRIKYAKEILQKEMLPHVGVGEFCETKKAYYFGYIIHRLLLCALGRRAEDDRDHYGNKRLDLAGPLLGGLFRMLFRKLTRDVRGYVQKCVDNGKELNLQFAIKAKTITSGLKYSLATGNWGQANAAGTRAGVSQVLNRLTYASTLSHLRRLNSPIGREGKLAKPRQLHNSQWGMMCPAETPEGQACGLVKNLALMVYITVGSAAYPILEFLEEWGTENFEEISPAVIPQATKIFVNGCWVGIHRDPEMLVKTLRKLRRRVDVNTEVGVVRDIRLKELRIYTDYGRCSRPLFIVDKQRLLIKKKDIHALQQRENPEDGGWHDLVAKGFIEYIDTEEEETTMISMTINDLVQARLNPEEAYSDTYTHCEIHPSLILGVCASIIPFPDHNQSPRNTYQSAMGKQAMGIYVTNYQFRMDTLAYVLYYPQKPLVTTRAMEHLHFRQLPAGINAIVAISCYSGYNQEDSVIMNQSSIDRGFFRSIFFRSYRDEEKKMGTLVKEDFGRPDRANTMGMRHGSYDKLDDDGLAPPGTRVSGEDVIIGKTTPMAQDEAQGQAASRYTRRDHSISLRHSETGIVDQVLLTTNADGLRFVKVRVRSVRIPQIGDKFSSRHGQKGTVGMTYTQEDMPWTVEGVTPDIIVNPHAIPSRMTIGQLIECIMGKVAAHMGKEGDATPFTDVTVDNISRALHSCGYQMRGFETMYNGHTGRRLSAMIFLGPTYYQRLKHMVDDKIHSRGRGPVQILTRQPAEGRSRDGGLRFGEMERDCMIAHGAAHFLKERLFDQSDAYRVHVCERCGLIAIANLKKNSFECRGCKNKTDIVQVYIPYACKLLFQELMSMAIAPRMLTKDIKPAKDQKKKGA, from the exons ATGGACGAGGAGCCCGAGTACGACGACCAGCAGTACAACGACGACGACGAAGATGAAATCACGCAGGAGGACGCCTGGGCCGTCATCTCAGCCTACTTCGAAGAGAAGGGTTTGGTGCGCCAACAGCTCGACTCATTCGACGAGTTCATTCAGAACACAATGCAGGAAATCGTCGATGAGTCGGCCGATATCGAGATTCGCCCCGAGTCGCAGCACAACCCGGGCCACCAGCCTGATTTCGCCGAG ACTACATATAGGATTAAGTTCGGTCAGATTTATTTGAGTAAGCCCATGATGACCGAGTCGGATGGAGAAACTGCAACCTTATTTCCCAAAGCTGCCAGGTTGAGAAATCTAACGTACTCAGCACCCTTGTATGTGGATGTCTCAAAGAGCATTGTAAAGAAAGGACATGATGGTGAAGAAGTCACCGAAACTCAGGATTTCACCAAAGTATTCATTGGAAAG GTTCCTATAATGCTTCGGTCTAGTTATTGCACGTTGTACCAGAATTCCGAAAAAGATTTAACAGAGCTGGGAGAGTGTCCATATGATCAAGGtggatattttattataaatggGAGTGAAAAGGTTCTGATTGCCCAAGAGAAGATGAGCACCAATCATGTCTACGTGTTCAAAAAGAGGCAGCCTAACAAGTATGCCTACGTGGCGGAAGTTCGGTCTATGGCGGAGTCCCAAAACAGACCGCCCAGTACAATGTTTGTGCGGATGCTTGCTCGGACTAGTTCTAAAGGG GGTTCTTCTGGACAATACATTCGTGCTACTCTTCCATACATTCGAGCTGAAATTCCTATTATTATTGTATTCCGAGCTCTCGGGTTTGTTGCTGATAAAGACATATTAGAGCATATATGTTATGACTTCTCTGATACTCAGATGATGGAGTTGCTTAGACCTTCTCTGGAAGAAGCATTTGTGATTCAAAATCAACAG GTTGCACTCGACTATATTGGAAAAAGAGGTGCAACTGTTGGTGTTAGTAGAGAAAAGAGGATCAA GTATGCAAAAGAGATCCTTCAAAAGGAAATGCTTCCACATGTTGGTGTTGGAGAATTTTGTGAGACAAAGAAAGCTTACTATTTTGG ATATATCATTCACAGGCTTCTACTGTGTGCACTTGGTCGGAGGGCAGAAGATGATAGGGATCATTATGGCAACAAGAGGCTGGATCTTGCTGGTCCCTTACTGGGAGGCTTGTTTCGAATG TTATTCAGGAAGTTGACTAGGGATGTGAGAGGTTATGTGCAAAAG TGTGTCGATAATGGAAAGGAACTTAACCTGCAATTTGCCATCAAAGCTAAAACAATCACTAGTGGCCTCAAATATTCACTTGCTACTGGGAACTGGGGGCAAGCAAATGCAGCTGGTACAAGGGCTGGAGTGTCACAG gTGTTAAATCGTTTGACATATGCGTCCACCTTGTCACACTTGAGAAGGCTAAATTCTCCCATAGGGCGTGAAG GGAAATTGGCCAAACCACGGCAGTTGCATAACTCGCAGTGGGGGATGATGTGTCCAGCTGAAACACCTGAAGGACAA GCATGTGGACTTGTAAAGAATCTTGCGTTGATGGTATACATCACAGTAGGATCAGCTGCATATCCAATATTGGAATTTTTGGAAGAATGGGGTACAGAGAATTTTGAG GAAATTTCCCCTGCAGTTATTCCCCAAGCCAcgaaaatttttgttaatggctGTTGGGTTGGCATACATCGTGATCCTGAAATGTTGgtgaaaacattaagaaagCTAAGGCGACGG GTTGATGTCAATACTGAAGTTGGGGTTGTCAGAGATATCCGTCTTAAAGAATTGCGGATATATACTGATTATGGCCGTTGCAGTCGTCCATTATTCATCGTGGACAAACAAAGGCTTCTcataaagaagaaagatatTCATGCATTACAGCAGAGG GAAAACCCTGAAGATGGTGGCTGGCATGACCTTGTAGCAAAGGGATTTATAGAATATATTGATACGGAAGAAGAGGAGACTACAATGATTTCCATGACAATTAAT GATCTTGTACAAGCAAGGCTCAATCCTGAAGAGGCATATTCTGACACTTACACTCATTGTGAAATTCATCCATCGCTTATTTTGGGTGTTTGTGCTTCAATTATACCATTTCCCGATCATAATCAG TCTCCACGTAATACGTATCAATCTGCTATGGGCAAGCAAGCTATGGGAATTTATGTCACCAATTATCAGTTCCGAATG GATACACTGGCGTATGTTCTGTACTACCCTCAGAAGCCCCTTGTCACTACACGAGCCATGGAGCATCTTCATTTCAGGCAGCTTCCAGCTGGCATC AATGCTATTGTTGCCATTTCTTGCTATTCTGGTTATAACCAGGAAGATTCTGTCATTATGAATCAATCCTCTATAGACCGTGGATTCTTCCGGTCAATATTCTTCCGCTCTTATAG GGACGAGGAGAAAAAGATGGGGACCCTTGTCAAAGAGGATTTCGGGCGTCCAGACAGAGCAAACACGatg gGCATGCGGCATGGTTCTTACGACAAGTTGGATGATGATGGTCTCGCACCTCCT GGAACTAGGGTTTCAGGTGAAGATGTTATCATAGGAAAGACCACTCCCATGGCTCAGGATGAGGCGCAAGGGCAAGCTGCTTCACGATACACACGGCGTGACCATAGCATAAGCTTACGCCACAGTGAAACAGGGATTGTGGATCAG GTTCTACTGACAACTAATGCTGATGGGTTGAGGTTTGTGAAAGTAAGGGTGAGATCTGTCCGGATACCACAGATTGGTGATAAATTTAGCAGTAGACATGGACAGAAGGGGACAGTGGGTATGACTTATACACAAGAAGACATGCCATGGACTGTGGAAGGGGTCACCCCCGATATTATCGTGAACCCACATGCTATTCCTTCTCGAATGACCATTGGTCAGCTTATTGAGTGTATCATGGGGAAGGTTGCAGCTCACATGGGGAAGGAAGGAGATGCAACTCCCTTTACGGATGTGACT gtGGACAATATTAGCAGAGCTCTTCACAGCTGTGGGTATCAAATGCGTGGGTTTGAGACCATGTATAATGGCCACACAGGCAGGCGGCTTAGTGCTATGATATTCCTTGGCCCCACATATTACCAGAGGCTGAAGCATATGGTTGATGACAAGATCCATTCCCGTGGGCGGGGTCCAGTACAGATCCTCACAAGGCAGCCTGCTGAGGGACGATCTCGTGATGGTGGTCTGCGATTTGGAGAAATGGAGCGAGATTGCATGATTGCCCATGGCGCTGCTCATTTTCTGAAAGAGAGATTGTTCGACCAGAGTGATGCATATAGGGTTCATGTCTGTGAGCGTTGTGGGTTAATAGCTATTGCAAATCTCAAGAAGAATTCATTTGAGTGCAGAGGTTGCAAGAATAAAACTGACATTGTTCAG GTATACATTCCCTATGCTTGCAAGCTGCTCTTCCAAGAGCTTATGTCCATGGCTATAGCACCAAGAATGCTCACAAAGGACATCAAGCCCGCCAAAgaccaaaagaagaaaggagcctga
- the LOC18781288 gene encoding CASP-like protein 1C3 isoform X2, translating into MTKIRKIFTFLLRLLALAATLSATIVMVTSHDSTNVLNLTFKAKYSNSPAFMYFVIVEAIVSGYNLMILFLALKGSLWRMVIILDVVKKAFFFQFFAFLFSYFYVVALLLTSSMSAALAIAQVGKKGNTHAGWLPICGQVHKFCNHVTGALVAGIIAAALYFLLILYTLYTVLNPLFVVKP; encoded by the exons ATGACTAAGATTAGGAAGATCTTCACCTTTCTGCTAAGGCTGCTAGCTTTGGCTGCAACTCTGTCTGCCACCATAGTTATGGTCACAAGCCATGACTCTACCAATGTCTTGAACTTAACATTCAAGGCCAAATACAGCAATTCGCCTGCTTTCAT GTACTTTGTGATTGTGGAAGCAATTGTAAGTGGATACAACCTTAtgattctgtttcttgctttgAAGGGTTCGCTTTGGCGCATGGTCATCATTCTAGATGTGGTAAAGAAagcatttttctttcaattttttgcatttttattttcatatttctat GTTGTGGCTTTGTTACTTACTTCAAGCATGTCAGCAGCCTTGGCAATAGCTCAAGTGGGCAAGAAAGGGAACACTCATGCTGGCTGGCTGCCCATCTGTGGACAAGTCCACAAGTTCTGCAATCATGTAACAGGAGCTCTTGTTGCTGGCATCATTGCAGCAGCATTATATTTTCTGCTAATTCTCTACACTCTTTACACTGTTCTCAATCCTCTGTTTGTTGTAAAAccttaa
- the LOC18781288 gene encoding CASP-like protein 1C3 isoform X1, which translates to MTKIRKIFTFLLRLLALAATLSATIVMVTSHDSTNVLNLTFKAKYSNSPAFMYFVIVEAIVSGYNLMILFLALKGSLWRMVIILDVVVALLLTSSMSAALAIAQVGKKGNTHAGWLPICGQVHKFCNHVTGALVAGIIAAALYFLLILYTLYTVLNPLFVVKP; encoded by the exons ATGACTAAGATTAGGAAGATCTTCACCTTTCTGCTAAGGCTGCTAGCTTTGGCTGCAACTCTGTCTGCCACCATAGTTATGGTCACAAGCCATGACTCTACCAATGTCTTGAACTTAACATTCAAGGCCAAATACAGCAATTCGCCTGCTTTCAT GTACTTTGTGATTGTGGAAGCAATTGTAAGTGGATACAACCTTAtgattctgtttcttgctttgAAGGGTTCGCTTTGGCGCATGGTCATCATTCTAGATGTG GTTGTGGCTTTGTTACTTACTTCAAGCATGTCAGCAGCCTTGGCAATAGCTCAAGTGGGCAAGAAAGGGAACACTCATGCTGGCTGGCTGCCCATCTGTGGACAAGTCCACAAGTTCTGCAATCATGTAACAGGAGCTCTTGTTGCTGGCATCATTGCAGCAGCATTATATTTTCTGCTAATTCTCTACACTCTTTACACTGTTCTCAATCCTCTGTTTGTTGTAAAAccttaa